From the Streptomyces sp. NBC_00390 genome, the window GCCCTACCGGGTGGACCGCGAGACCGAGGTCGTCATCACGGAGATGGAGCACCACTCCAACATCGTTCCGTGGCAGCTGCTCTCGCAGCGCACGGGCGCGAAGCTGAAGTGGTTCGGGCTGACCGACGACGGCAGGCTCGACCTGTCCAACATCGACGAGATCATCACCGAGCAGACGAAGATCGTCTCCTTCACGCTGGTCTCCAACATCATGGGCACGGTCAACCCGGTCGAGGCGATCGTCCGCCGCGCACAGGACGTCGGCGCCCTGGTGCTGATCGACGCCTCGCAGGCCGCGCCGCACATGCCGCTGGACGTGCAGGCGCTCGGCGCGGACTTCGTGGCCTTCACCGGCCACAAGATGTGCGGTCCGACCGGTATCGGCGTGCTGTGGGGCCGGCAGGAGCTGCTCGAGGACCTGCCGCCGTTCCTCGGCGGCGGCGAGATGATCGAGACCGTCTCGATGCACTCCTCGACGTACGCGCCCGCACCGCACAAGTTCGAGGCGGGTACGCCCCCGATCGCGCAGGCTGTCGGCCTCGGCGCGGCGGTGGACTACCTCACCTCGATCGGCATGGACAAGGTCGCCCAGCACGAGCACGCGCTGACCGAGTACGCGGTGCAGCGGCTGCTCGAGGTCCCGGACCTGCGGATCATCGGCCCCACCACGGCCGAGGACCGCGGAGCCGCGATCTCCTTCACCCTCGGCGACATCCACCCGCACGATGTGGGCCAGGTTCTCGACGAGCAGGGCATCGCCGTCCGCGTCGGCCACCACTGCGCGCGGCCCGTCTGCCTCCGGTACGGAATTCCTGCGACCACGCGGGCGTCGTTCTATCTGTACTCCACGCCGGCCGAGGTGGACCTGCTCATCGACGGCCTGGAACACGTCCGCAACTTCTTCGGATGAGGGACCAACCGCTGTGAAGCTTGATTCGATGTACCAGGACGTCATCCTGGACCACTACAAGCACCCGCACGGGCGGGGCTTGCGGGACGGCGACGCCGAGGTGCACCACGTCAACCCGACCTGCGGCGACGAGATCACCCTCCGTGTGAAGTACGACGGCACGCTCATCGCCGACGTCTCGTACGAGGGCCAGGGCTGCTCCATCAGCCAGGCCTCGGCCTCCGTGCTGAACGAGTTGCTCGTCGGCAAGGAGCTGGCCGAGGCACAGAAGATCCAGGCGACCTTCCTTGAGCTGATGCAGTCCAAGGGCCAGATCGAGCCGGACGATGCGATGGAGGAGGTGCTGGAGGACGCGGTCGCGTTCGCCGGCGTCTCCAAGTACCCGGCGCGCGTGAAGTGCGCCCTCCTGAGCTGGATGGCATGGAAGGACGCGACGGCGCAGGCGCTGTCCG encodes:
- a CDS encoding cysteine desulfurase, coding for MTQLPGLLDTEAIRKDFPILDRVLHDGKKLVYLDNAATSQTPRQVLDVLSEYYEQHNANVHRGVHVLAEEATALYEGARDKVAAFINAPSRDEVIFTKNASESLNLVANMLGWAEEPYRVDRETEVVITEMEHHSNIVPWQLLSQRTGAKLKWFGLTDDGRLDLSNIDEIITEQTKIVSFTLVSNIMGTVNPVEAIVRRAQDVGALVLIDASQAAPHMPLDVQALGADFVAFTGHKMCGPTGIGVLWGRQELLEDLPPFLGGGEMIETVSMHSSTYAPAPHKFEAGTPPIAQAVGLGAAVDYLTSIGMDKVAQHEHALTEYAVQRLLEVPDLRIIGPTTAEDRGAAISFTLGDIHPHDVGQVLDEQGIAVRVGHHCARPVCLRYGIPATTRASFYLYSTPAEVDLLIDGLEHVRNFFG
- the sufU gene encoding Fe-S cluster assembly sulfur transfer protein SufU; translation: MKLDSMYQDVILDHYKHPHGRGLRDGDAEVHHVNPTCGDEITLRVKYDGTLIADVSYEGQGCSISQASASVLNELLVGKELAEAQKIQATFLELMQSKGQIEPDDAMEEVLEDAVAFAGVSKYPARVKCALLSWMAWKDATAQALSEGKTA